In the Nocardia asteroides genome, GTCTTCCGCCCCACGGTCCGCAGCAGCAACGTCGGATTCCCGAGCAGCACCCGATGCCCCAACCGCCCGTCACTGCGCTCGTACACCCACTGATGCGCCTGCAACAGCCGCACGAACACACTCGCCATCACGGCCTCCGGAACCTCGCGGGTACGTCCCGTTCACCCTAGTGCCGAGCTCGCAACTGGTGTCCGGATCAGGTGAGCCGGTAGCATCCGGTGGCACTCGTGATCACGAGGTCGGGGGCGGTAGCTCAGTCGGTTAGAGCCGTGGACTCATAATCCATTGGTCGCGGGTTCGAGCCCCGCCCGCCCCACCAGCACCGAATTCGCACCGGGAAACGCCCATGCCGGTTCGATGGTTATGGATCGATGTTCGGCATGATCGCGAGATGCCCCCCGGTTCGCCGCGCCGACCGAGTTCTTCGACCCCGCGCAGGGTCGCGGGCACCGGCCTGCGCCGACCGGCTCCGAGCCGACCGCGCCGGAATCTTCCTCCGCCTCGGCGGGGCAGGTTGCGGCGCAGCACAGCGGCCCAGCGGCTCCATATTCCGCATGCTGTCAGATTTCGCGCGCTCCGGAATTTCCTCCGCGGCGTGGCCGAGCGATTCCGGGGGATCACCATCGCCGAGGTCGCGGGGCTCGTCACCGCGTTGACGGCTATCGGGGCGGTGCTCTTCACCGCCAGGTCGTTCGAGGCGAGCCGGTTGCAGGTCGAGACGCAGCGGGAGACGCAGATCAACGACCGGTACTACAAGGCGGTGTCGCAGCTCGGCTCGGAGAATCTCGATATTCGGCTCGGCGCGATCTATTCGCTGGAGCGGTTGGCGGTCGATTCCCCTCGGGATCACTGGGGTGTGTTCTCGGTCCTCTCGGCGTTCGTCCGGACGCATGCGCCGGTCGGCGAGTCGTGCGACTCGATCGGGGGAGATGCGGCGGTCGCTCCGGATATCGAGGCCGCTTCGACCGCGATCGCCCGCCGGGGGTACGAGGAGGACGGGGAGGCGAAGACGCGCGGCGAGGAGATTCACGCCGTCGATGTGGGCGGCGCGTGTCTGGCCGGCGTGTTGATGGTGGACGTGACGTTGACGAATACGGATTTCCGGGAATCCGACCTGAGCGGCTCCGTCATCAACTCGTCGACGGTCTTCGATACGAACTTCGACTCGGCCGACCTCAGGGGGATGGCGATGAACGACTCCGCGGTATGGCGGAGTACGTTCCGGGGCGCCGACCTCGCCGGCGCGAGTTTCGAGAAGTGTGACCTGAACGAGGTCGGGTTCCAGAATGCCGACCTGAGCGGGGCGCGGTTCGGGTCGACGTCGCTGGAGCATGTCGATCTGAGCGGTGCCGAGCTGACCGGGGTCGATCTGAGCGGAGTCGCCGTCGCCGGCGTGAAATACGACGACAGCACTGTCTGGCCGGTGGGTTATCTGCCGCCGCCGAGCCGCTGAGTGTTCTTGGCCGCGCTCAGCAGGAAATACGCGTAGTTCCGGTCGAGCTCGTTCTCCGGGACCAGGTGAACCGCTTCCGGCCGGAAGCCGTTCTCCTCCGCGACCTTCCAGAATTTGTCGATCGGGAAAATCGTCTGCGAGGCGAGGTTCCGGGCGTAGTTGCGCCTGGGGGCGGTCCTGCCGTCGCTGTCGCGGTACTTGACCTGGATGAAGGCGACTCCGCCCGCGGCGAGCACCTCCCGGGCGATCCGGAGGATCCGGGTGGCGTACTCGGCGGAGGGCAGCAGCTCCACGACGTAGAGGCAGAGGAACACATCGCAGCTCGCGCGCCCGATCGCCGCCACGGCGGCCTCGGGCTTCTCGACCTCGACGAGCAGCGGCTCGAAGTCGACGTCGCAGGCGGCGAGCGTGTGCGCGCGGCATTCGTCGAGGCTCGCCTGCACGACGTCGACCGCGACGAACCGCTTCGCGCGGGGAGCGAAGGCGACGGCGTTGGCGCCGCCGCCGCACCCCCACTCGAGCACCGTTCCGAACGACGGCGGGGCGTCGAGCACCCGCGCGAGCTTGTCGAAGAGCGCCAGGTGGTCCTGCCCCACCTGCTCCCACTGCCCGGGGATTCCCGTTCGCCAGTGCGAGTTGCCCGCCCACGCCGGCTCGGCGGGGCTGGTCCAGTACTGCGCCGCCTCGGCGATGACCCGATCCTCGGACCGCCTGGGTCCGATCCGGTCGAGCGCCTCGCGCCCGCGCCTCCTCAATCGCCGCGTCATACCCCTAGCCCTGTCCTCCACCGGTTCCCCCTTGCGGCCGATGCTGCCTGCCCCGAGTCTAGGGGGCTGGCGTCCTCGTTGTGGGTGCGGAGTCTCAGGCGCGGAAGGTGCCCGATTCCGGCCACTCCCCGCTCGGTCTGCCCTGCTGCTCCGCCCAGACCACCGCGTGGCCGCACGCGGTGTGGGTCACCTCGCTGTCGGTGCTGTAGTAGTAGTTCTGCTTGTCGATGGTCAGCAGGTGCTCGCTCGGCTCCTCGGCGGGCGGCTCCGCCAGGGAGCGGGCGGTGACCCGGTACCGGACCTCGGCCGGGGTATCGGCGACGCGGTGCATGTCGATCTCCCAGAGCGGGGGGTATAGCTGGTAGCCGCGCACCGGGTTTCCGGCGCGGACGTCCTCGTCGTACTGCTCGCCGATGGTCAGCGGGTGCAGGCTGGTGTGCGCGGTGACCGCGCCGGTGCGCCGATCCACGACGTAGTTGCCGAGGCCCATGCCCATGCCGGCCGCGAGCTCGTCGTCGGTGAGCTGCTGCTGGCAGACCCAGCCGTACTCGCAGGGGTAGACCGCGAACGGGCGGTCGGTGCCGAGAACCTCGGCGAGGTAGCGGTGTACCTGTTCGTCGTTCTCGGGTGGACTTGGGGTCATGGGGTTCTCGTTCCTCCGGTACCACGAGCGGGGTGCGCGTTCAGAGTGTCGCCGAACCGGGAACGCCGGATGACCCCGGGGTGTCCGGGACGTCAATTGCGCTCTGTGGCAATTCGGCTGGTGCATGCCGCGAGGTGCGGTTCCGGCGGCGGCGTTCTACGCTTGGGCGGCTGGGACAGCACGGTCGAGCGCTGTTCGGACAGTTCGTGAGGGAGGTAGCGGTGGCCCCGCCTGCGCGACCGGGAGCCGCGCGGCGATGAGCCTCGAACTGCCCCCGGAACTGCACTGGATCGGGTGGATCGCGGGCGCGCCCTGGCCGGAGGGTGACGAGGACGCCGCCTTCGCCGTCTCCGCCGCCTGGGCCGCCGCCGCCGACGGAATCGAAGCCCTGCTGCCCGGCGTGGACGCGACCAAGCGGGCCAGCCTCGCGGCCTACCGCGACGGCGTCGGCACCGAGGAGATCGCCACCCGGTTCGATCAGCTCCGCACCGGGGACCAGTCGCTGGAGATGCTGGCGAAGCACATACGCTCGGTGTCGGACATGGCCTTCGACATGGGCACCGAGATCCAGGCGCAGAAGATCACCATCATCGTGACGCTCTGCTGGCTGGTCATCGAGCTGGCCATGGCGTGGCTCTTCCCGCCCACGGTGGCGGTCAACCAGGCGGCGGCGCTGGCCACCGCGCGGGCCGTGCTGGCCGGCGCCGAGCGGGCCATGGTGAACTCGATCGCCGCGATCGCCGCCAGGCTCGGCGCCTCGGCCTCGAAGAAGTACATCTACAAGGGGATCCGGGTGCTCCCCACCGCCAAGGGCTGGGGCGTCATCGGCACCACCGCGATCAAGGGTGCGGGCGAGGAGGCGTTCTTCAACGGGCTCGTCCAGCTGAGCCAGATGGCGGCGGGCACGCGCAGGGAGTTCGACGGGCAGGAGTTCGGGCTGTCGATGCTCGGCGGCGCGGCGGGCGAGGTGGTCGGCGACGCCGCGTCGAAGTGGCTGGGCGGCAAGCTCGACGACTGGCTCGGCGGGGCGGGCAGTGTGTGGAGCAGCGGGGCGAGGGGCGCGGGCGTCGGGGCCTTCGGCGACGGGATCGGCGGGATCGCGGGCAGCGTCGTCGCCACGCTGGCGGCCGGGCAGTCCATCGGGGAGGCGTTCACGCCGGAGTCGATCGTCGGCGGGTTCGTGCAGGGCGGGCTGGTCGGCGGGGTCGGCGGGGTGCGCGGCTTCGTCCCGCTCGGTGTCGATCTCGGCGCGGCCGGGGGTGCGGAGGGCCAGGATTGGCTCGGCGAGGAGAAGGCGCCGCCCGGCGGCGGTGAGCCGGAGCAGGCCGGTGTAATGCCCGGCCCCGCGCCCGGCTTCGGGGTGAACGGGAAATCGGCGCCGGGGGGCCCGCAGCCGATCGACGGATCGCAGCCGCGGACCGCTCCGGTCGGCTCGACCGGCACCGGCGGGCAGAGCGCCGTCTTCGCCCCGACCGGAGCGCCGGTGCCAGGGGAGTCCGGGCGGCCCGCCGCCGAGCAGGCGGCGCCGCGAGGCGGGGTGGCACCGGAGCGGCTGGCTGGCGGGAATCCGATCACGCAGCAGGGGAACGTCGCCGCCGCGAGTACGGAATCGGCGGCGCAGCCGACGGAGGGGCCGCAGCGTTCCGGGGTGCCGGGGGAGGTCTCCGAGACCGGGAAGCCCGGGGCCGAGGTGACCGGGGTGGCCGAGCCGCAACCCGGCCGGGTCGAGGGGGAGCCGGGCGACGAGCGCTCCGGGACGCCGGAGCAGTCCGATCGCCGCGCGTCGGTCGAGGGCGGCGGGCAGGGCGACCGGGCGACGGAGGCGGCGGTGCCCGAGCGGGCCGAGACCCCGGTGCGGACCGGCGATGTCGAGCAGCCGGAGCGTACGAACACCACGTCGATCGAGCAACCCGACCGGAGCGAGACGCCGGAGCGGGTCGAGAGCCGGGACACCACGGGTTCGCCGGTGGAGTCGGGCGAGCAGCGGGAGCGGGCCGCGGCGGCCGAGAACCGGACGTCCGAGCAGCCCGGTTCGCCCGTCGAGCACCGGGACCGGACGCCCGGCGACGGTGAGCAGAGCGATATCGACGAGCGGCCCGGCTCGTTTGAGCAGGGCGCGGCCCCCGAGCAGCCGGGGTCGACTCAGCAGGACGAGTTCGCTGAGC is a window encoding:
- a CDS encoding pentapeptide repeat-containing protein, which gives rise to MAERFRGITIAEVAGLVTALTAIGAVLFTARSFEASRLQVETQRETQINDRYYKAVSQLGSENLDIRLGAIYSLERLAVDSPRDHWGVFSVLSAFVRTHAPVGESCDSIGGDAAVAPDIEAASTAIARRGYEEDGEAKTRGEEIHAVDVGGACLAGVLMVDVTLTNTDFRESDLSGSVINSSTVFDTNFDSADLRGMAMNDSAVWRSTFRGADLAGASFEKCDLNEVGFQNADLSGARFGSTSLEHVDLSGAELTGVDLSGVAVAGVKYDDSTVWPVGYLPPPSR
- a CDS encoding class I SAM-dependent methyltransferase, encoding MTRRLRRRGREALDRIGPRRSEDRVIAEAAQYWTSPAEPAWAGNSHWRTGIPGQWEQVGQDHLALFDKLARVLDAPPSFGTVLEWGCGGGANAVAFAPRAKRFVAVDVVQASLDECRAHTLAACDVDFEPLLVEVEKPEAAVAAIGRASCDVFLCLYVVELLPSAEYATRILRIAREVLAAGGVAFIQVKYRDSDGRTAPRRNYARNLASQTIFPIDKFWKVAEENGFRPEAVHLVPENELDRNYAYFLLSAAKNTQRLGGGR